A genomic stretch from Anaerococcus mediterraneensis includes:
- the deoC gene encoding deoxyribose-phosphate aldolase, with product MKINSYIDHTNLKADASFADIKALVDQAVENNFYSVCVNSSFVDFIRSYNKDIRIASVVGFPLGAMSTAAKVFEAQKAIEDGASEMDMVINISRLKEKDYDYVENEIRAIKKAIGDNILKVIIETCLLTDEEKIKACELAVNAGADFVKTSTGFSTGGARVSDVKIMKKTVGDKAKVKASGGIHTRKEAMDLIEAGADRIGASKSIDICKED from the coding sequence ATGAAAATAAATTCTTATATAGACCACACAAACCTAAAAGCTGACGCAAGCTTTGCTGATATAAAGGCATTGGTTGACCAGGCTGTAGAAAATAATTTCTACTCAGTCTGTGTCAATTCTTCTTTTGTGGACTTTATCAGATCCTACAACAAGGACATAAGGATAGCATCTGTAGTTGGATTCCCACTTGGGGCAATGTCTACTGCCGCCAAGGTTTTTGAGGCCCAAAAGGCCATAGAAGATGGGGCTAGCGAGATGGATATGGTTATAAATATCTCCAGGCTAAAGGAAAAAGACTACGATTATGTAGAAAATGAAATCAGGGCTATAAAAAAAGCTATTGGGGATAATATCCTCAAAGTAATTATAGAAACTTGCCTTTTGACAGATGAGGAAAAAATAAAGGCCTGTGAGCTAGCAGTGAATGCTGGTGCAGACTTTGTCAAAACCTCTACAGGATTTTCTACAGGAGGGGCTAGGGTCTCTGATGTTAAAATCATGAAAAAAACTGTAGGAGATAAGGCCAAGGTCAAGGCAAGTGGAGGTATCCACACGAGAAAAGAAGCTATGGACCTGATAGAAGCAGGAGCAGATAGGATTGGCGCAAGCAAATCCATAGACATATGTAAGGAAGACTAA
- a CDS encoding G5 domain-containing protein yields MKNTEKKPKYAMRKLSIGLVSCMLGFALIAQPSHSLADGGVDTDPASVEEGLEEKEEEKDSEPTNEIGVDNNQNEGNSDIEFSDNIDNEPVQAVAQEYTHKIVWGKDTGKYGKNYDKDLDGEKIKAQVALRLYAEDAQGKRVHLFAGFKEEDLVVGEDKVIDYSKYTFYDTNGWKKVNKEDYKNIGVEGLEWPVSDKTGNTMWSTYSGYNTGYTALYQNMNSEIEYKKTPGSLILEEDKNNLDIKYNIKKEDGKLVENEKREVIVEENDKFKEGEKKWLSHIGGPYKKKFDDRENSINLAIEQGYLEMYNPYTGKHNSYELLGSFKNEKHNKYYKLIIEGSDRRGWTVTLGSNLKEEKIPEDKKIDYGIEYVEDPNLYEGEEVVDREGRKGLVRDTLNHIYLLDKDGNKETVKKTLIKSEKISEIMNKIVRIGTRRPIPLDPNSFKNKEDEEEYNKLVGELTDEIEKEVEKSKENTNKENPSQENKDDKKEEKPSQEKTDDKKEEKPSVEKEKETDKKEENTDPKKVKKENKKSMSTPAKGKINPKTGVAGSGSIISILAGAALASLGLRKKND; encoded by the coding sequence ATGAAAAATACAGAAAAAAAACCAAAATATGCAATGAGAAAACTAAGCATAGGCCTAGTATCATGTATGCTAGGATTCGCACTAATAGCTCAACCAAGCCATTCTTTAGCAGATGGGGGGGTGGATACTGATCCAGCATCTGTAGAAGAAGGTCTCGAAGAAAAAGAAGAAGAAAAAGATTCTGAACCTACAAATGAAATAGGAGTTGATAACAATCAAAACGAGGGTAATTCTGATATAGAATTTAGTGATAATATTGATAATGAACCTGTTCAAGCAGTTGCCCAAGAATATACTCATAAAATAGTATGGGGTAAAGATACAGGTAAATACGGTAAAAATTATGACAAAGATCTAGATGGCGAGAAAATAAAAGCACAGGTTGCTTTGAGGTTATATGCTGAAGATGCTCAAGGCAAGAGAGTACACCTATTCGCTGGATTTAAAGAAGAGGATTTAGTAGTAGGTGAAGATAAAGTTATTGATTATTCTAAGTATACTTTCTATGATACAAATGGTTGGAAGAAAGTAAATAAGGAAGACTATAAAAATATAGGAGTAGAAGGACTAGAATGGCCAGTTTCTGATAAAACAGGAAACACTATGTGGAGTACATATTCAGGATATAATACTGGATATACAGCTCTATATCAAAATATGAATAGTGAGATAGAATATAAAAAAACACCTGGCTCACTAATCCTAGAAGAGGATAAAAATAATTTAGATATTAAATACAATATTAAAAAAGAAGACGGTAAACTTGTAGAGAATGAAAAAAGAGAGGTAATCGTAGAAGAAAATGATAAATTTAAAGAGGGTGAGAAAAAATGGCTGTCACATATAGGTGGTCCTTATAAGAAAAAATTTGATGATAGGGAAAATTCTATAAATTTAGCTATAGAGCAGGGATACCTTGAAATGTACAACCCATATACAGGTAAGCATAACTCATACGAGCTATTGGGTAGTTTTAAAAATGAAAAGCACAACAAATACTATAAATTAATAATAGAGGGATCTGACAGAAGAGGCTGGACTGTAACCCTTGGTTCAAACCTAAAAGAAGAAAAAATCCCCGAAGATAAAAAAATTGACTATGGTATAGAGTATGTAGAAGACCCTAATTTATACGAAGGCGAAGAAGTTGTAGATAGAGAAGGCCGAAAGGGTTTGGTTAGAGATACTCTTAATCACATATACCTATTAGATAAGGATGGCAATAAAGAAACTGTCAAAAAAACTCTTATTAAAAGTGAAAAAATCTCAGAAATTATGAACAAGATAGTTAGGATTGGTACAAGAAGACCTATACCTCTAGATCCAAATAGTTTTAAAAACAAAGAGGATGAGGAAGAGTACAACAAGCTTGTAGGCGAATTGACCGATGAGATCGAAAAAGAAGTAGAAAAATCAAAAGAAAATACAAATAAAGAAAATCCAAGTCAAGAAAATAAAGATGACAAAAAGGAAGAAAAACCAAGCCAAGAAAAAACAGATGACAAAAAGGAAGAAAAACCATCTGTAGAAAAAGAAAAAGAAACTGACAAAAAGGAAGAAAATACCGATCCTAAAAAAGTTAAAAAAGAAAACAAGAAATCAATGTCTACACCAGCCAAGGGTAAAATAAACCCAAAAACAGGTGTGGCAGGATCTGGATCTATTATAAGCATTCTTGCAGGAGCAGCCCTAGCAAGTCTTGGTCTAAGAAAAAAGAATGACTAA
- a CDS encoding 2-hydroxyacyl-CoA dehydratase, with protein sequence MNLHMGLDVGSTTVKIVVTDRDYNTIYSVYTRHKSDVKETVKRVLTDASDRFGDDFVTVAVTGSGGMFLEKSLGINFVQEVIAETRAIKEFIPDTDVVIELGGEDSKITYLTGSVEQRMNSICAGGTGAFIDQMAALLDTDAAGLNELSKSYKKVYPIASRCGVFAKTDIQALMNQGASREDIAISVFQSVVNQTISNLACGRPISGNVTFLGGPLHFLSSLRDRFVETLGEDENTFYIPEDAQLYVAKGAAILSSENSKPIAYKDLMARLDSDIEEDMEMTKRLDPLFASESEYEDFKKRHKTDKIVYRDIKDYEGPIYLGVDAGSTTSKIVLLSEDSEILLEDYRMNLGQPLDVVIEMIKAAYQKKNPKAYIASSGICGYGEDFIKNALHIDMGEVETIAHYRAAKFFDPDVDFILDIGGQDMKAIHIRDGIIDSIQLNEACSSGCGSFLSTFAASVSMDVKEFQQRAVRSKSPSDLGSRCTVFMNSKVKQAQKEGAELEDIAAGLCYSVIKNAIQKVIKVRDPKSLGENIVVQGGTFYGDAILRAFEKISEREVTRPEIAGLMGAMGMALIAKDKSTGQSSLADLDQLNDFSYSQKNARCGKCTNNCSLMINIFSDGRRYITGNRCERGAGVKIDKSKDDMNMYKYKYKLLFDRKTLGEAAKMGTVGIPRVLNMYENYPFWHKFFTSLGFDIVLSPDSDRKLYEKGIASISSETACYPAKLAHGHIESLIEKNPDFIFYPGVFYEYKQFDMAKNHMNCPVVSGYPNLIENNVDNLKKTKYMAPYISFESKEIVKKRLVEIFAGFSHGDNTINKKQIENATDFAWQAQDDYHKDIKKKGKEILDMIEEADLNAIVLAGRPYHVDPEINHGVADLIETMGLPVLSEDAIAYNMGDINKDLRVLDQWSYHARLYRAANYVAKNDNIELIQLNSFGCGLDAVTSDQVEDLLKSHGKIYTLLKIDEVSNLGAAKIRIRSLIQALKEKKSDGEKIHKDLSIIDYEPVEFTKEMKDDNYTILAPQMAREHFRIMERAFNDYGYNIEFLDHIDESVIDTGLKYVNNDSCYPSITVVGQLISAVKSGKYDTDRLALLMSQTGGACRASNYVGYIRKALKDAGYGHIPVIAMSAQGIETSPGFDIAKIKNIKLLKNLIRSILIGDLINRLANATRVYEVEKGSVNALKESWIKRFEDEISTMTSRKYKAMIGEMVEDFDTIPIEKTPKPKAGIVGEILVKFLPEANNHLQDLLEAEGAEVIMPDLTDFLMYCLKNSEIKKDIYGKSMVTAQLSKMGIGFIEMYRKPIRQALRASERFEEPEYIDNIAQMASGVTSLGNQAGEGWLLSGEMVELIHQGAENIVCIQPFGCLPNHITGKGVMKKIRDTYPQANIVAIDYDPGASEVNQINRVKLMMSSARDKMKV encoded by the coding sequence ATGAATTTACACATGGGTTTAGATGTCGGTTCTACAACGGTCAAAATCGTTGTGACTGATAGGGATTACAATACAATTTATTCTGTATATACCAGGCACAAGTCTGATGTAAAAGAAACTGTAAAGAGGGTTTTGACTGATGCCAGTGATAGGTTCGGGGATGATTTTGTCACTGTGGCTGTCACAGGATCTGGCGGTATGTTTCTTGAAAAAAGTCTGGGCATAAATTTCGTCCAGGAGGTCATAGCTGAAACTAGGGCTATAAAGGAGTTTATACCAGATACTGATGTTGTGATAGAGCTTGGGGGTGAGGATTCTAAGATCACCTACCTCACAGGATCTGTCGAGCAGAGGATGAATTCTATCTGTGCAGGCGGTACAGGTGCTTTTATAGACCAGATGGCAGCCCTCCTTGATACCGATGCGGCAGGCCTAAACGAGCTTTCAAAATCTTATAAGAAAGTTTATCCAATAGCATCTAGATGTGGGGTTTTTGCAAAAACTGATATCCAGGCCTTGATGAACCAGGGAGCTAGTAGGGAAGACATAGCCATATCTGTTTTTCAATCAGTGGTCAATCAGACTATATCAAACCTAGCTTGTGGTAGGCCAATTTCTGGCAATGTCACATTTTTGGGTGGACCACTTCACTTTTTGTCATCTCTCAGGGATAGGTTTGTCGAAACCCTAGGCGAGGATGAAAATACTTTTTATATACCAGAAGATGCCCAGCTTTATGTAGCCAAGGGCGCAGCTATCTTATCTAGCGAAAACTCAAAACCAATTGCCTACAAGGATCTTATGGCAAGGCTTGATTCTGATATAGAAGAGGATATGGAGATGACAAAAAGACTAGATCCTCTTTTTGCTTCTGAATCAGAATACGAAGATTTCAAAAAAAGACACAAGACAGACAAGATTGTCTACAGGGATATAAAAGACTACGAGGGTCCGATCTACCTGGGAGTAGATGCAGGATCTACAACTTCAAAAATAGTCCTACTTTCAGAAGATAGTGAGATTTTATTAGAAGACTATAGGATGAATTTGGGCCAACCCCTAGATGTTGTTATAGAAATGATAAAAGCTGCCTACCAAAAGAAAAATCCAAAAGCCTATATAGCCTCATCAGGTATCTGTGGCTATGGGGAGGATTTTATAAAAAACGCCCTCCATATAGACATGGGAGAGGTAGAGACAATTGCCCACTATAGGGCCGCCAAGTTTTTTGATCCAGATGTAGATTTTATCCTAGATATAGGCGGTCAAGACATGAAGGCAATCCATATCAGGGACGGGATCATAGATTCTATCCAGCTAAATGAGGCCTGCTCTTCTGGTTGCGGATCATTTTTATCAACCTTTGCAGCCTCTGTGTCTATGGATGTCAAAGAGTTCCAACAAAGAGCAGTCAGAAGTAAGAGCCCGTCAGATCTTGGTTCTAGGTGTACAGTTTTCATGAACTCAAAGGTCAAACAAGCCCAAAAAGAAGGGGCGGAGCTTGAGGATATAGCAGCTGGGCTTTGCTATTCGGTTATAAAAAATGCTATACAAAAGGTAATCAAGGTCAGAGACCCAAAAAGCTTGGGCGAAAATATAGTTGTCCAAGGTGGTACCTTCTACGGGGATGCCATCCTTAGGGCCTTTGAAAAAATATCAGAAAGAGAAGTCACAAGGCCAGAGATCGCAGGCCTTATGGGGGCTATGGGTATGGCTCTCATTGCCAAAGATAAGTCCACAGGCCAATCAAGCCTAGCAGACCTTGATCAATTAAATGACTTTTCCTATAGTCAAAAAAATGCTAGGTGCGGCAAGTGTACCAACAATTGCTCCTTGATGATAAATATTTTCTCTGACGGTAGGAGATATATAACAGGCAATAGGTGCGAAAGGGGAGCCGGGGTCAAGATAGACAAGTCAAAAGATGATATGAATATGTACAAATACAAGTACAAGCTTCTTTTTGACAGAAAAACTTTGGGAGAGGCGGCCAAAATGGGCACAGTCGGTATCCCTAGGGTCCTAAATATGTACGAAAACTATCCATTCTGGCACAAATTTTTTACAAGCCTAGGCTTTGATATAGTCTTATCGCCAGATTCTGATAGGAAACTTTATGAAAAAGGCATAGCCTCTATATCATCAGAGACTGCTTGCTATCCAGCAAAACTTGCCCATGGCCATATAGAAAGTCTGATAGAAAAAAATCCTGATTTCATTTTCTACCCAGGCGTATTTTATGAGTACAAGCAGTTTGACATGGCAAAGAACCATATGAATTGCCCAGTTGTATCAGGCTATCCAAATCTGATAGAAAACAACGTTGATAATCTCAAAAAAACAAAATACATGGCCCCATATATATCTTTTGAGTCAAAAGAAATAGTCAAAAAAAGATTGGTAGAGATTTTTGCAGGCTTTAGCCATGGGGATAATACTATAAATAAAAAGCAAATTGAAAATGCTACAGACTTTGCTTGGCAGGCCCAAGACGACTACCACAAGGACATAAAGAAAAAAGGCAAGGAAATCCTAGATATGATCGAGGAAGCGGACCTAAATGCCATAGTTCTAGCTGGTAGACCATACCATGTCGACCCAGAAATCAACCACGGGGTGGCAGACCTGATCGAGACTATGGGACTACCAGTTTTGTCAGAAGATGCCATAGCCTACAATATGGGGGATATAAACAAAGACCTCAGAGTCCTAGACCAATGGTCCTACCACGCTAGGCTTTATAGGGCGGCAAATTATGTGGCAAAAAATGACAATATAGAACTCATCCAGCTAAACTCCTTTGGCTGTGGTCTAGATGCAGTCACAAGCGACCAGGTCGAAGATCTCCTAAAATCTCACGGCAAGATTTATACACTTCTAAAAATAGATGAGGTTTCAAACCTAGGAGCAGCCAAGATCAGGATCAGGTCCCTAATCCAGGCCCTAAAAGAGAAAAAATCTGACGGAGAAAAAATCCACAAAGACCTATCGATAATAGACTATGAGCCAGTAGAGTTTACAAAAGAGATGAAGGATGATAATTATACAATCCTTGCCCCACAGATGGCCAGGGAGCATTTTAGGATAATGGAGCGAGCCTTCAATGACTATGGCTACAACATAGAGTTTTTAGACCACATCGACGAATCAGTCATAGATACTGGATTAAAATATGTAAACAACGACTCTTGCTACCCATCAATCACAGTTGTAGGTCAGCTCATAAGTGCGGTCAAATCTGGCAAGTACGATACAGATAGGCTAGCCCTCCTCATGAGCCAGACTGGTGGGGCCTGCAGGGCGTCTAACTACGTCGGCTACATCAGAAAGGCCTTAAAGGATGCAGGCTACGGCCATATACCAGTTATAGCCATGTCTGCCCAAGGCATAGAAACAAGTCCTGGTTTTGATATAGCTAAAATCAAAAATATAAAACTTCTCAAAAACCTAATCAGGTCAATCCTCATAGGCGACCTTATAAATAGACTGGCCAATGCAACTAGGGTCTATGAAGTAGAAAAAGGATCGGTCAATGCCCTAAAAGAGTCATGGATAAAAAGATTTGAAGATGAAATCTCAACTATGACTAGCAGAAAATACAAGGCCATGATAGGTGAAATGGTAGAGGATTTTGATACTATCCCTATAGAAAAAACACCAAAGCCAAAGGCTGGTATAGTTGGGGAAATTTTGGTCAAATTTTTGCCAGAAGCAAACAACCACCTCCAAGACCTCCTAGAAGCCGAAGGGGCAGAGGTAATAATGCCTGACCTAACAGACTTTTTGATGTACTGCCTAAAAAATTCAGAGATCAAAAAAGATATTTACGGCAAAAGCATGGTCACAGCCCAGCTTTCAAAGATGGGTATTGGCTTTATAGAGATGTATAGAAAACCAATCAGACAGGCCCTTAGAGCAAGCGAGCGTTTCGAAGAGCCAGAATATATAGACAATATAGCCCAGATGGCATCAGGTGTTACAAGCCTGGGCAACCAAGCAGGTGAGGGTTGGCTCTTATCTGGTGAGATGGTAGAGCTTATCCACCAGGGAGCAGAAAATATAGTCTGTATCCAGCCTTTTGGCTGTCTGCCAAACCACATCACAGGCAAGGGAGTCATGAAAAAAATCAGAGACACCTATCCACAGGCAAATATAGTCGCCATAGACTATGACCCAGGTGCATCTGAGGTCAATCAGATCAACAGGGTCAAGCTCATGATGAGCTCTGCCAGGGATAAGATGAAAGTTTAA
- a CDS encoding alpha-amylase: MANEIMMQSFEWDTDGSGDFYKNLSRDAKKLKEAGIDALWLPPACKGGGENDVGYGIYDLWDLGEFDQKGTVRTKYGTKDELIKAIADLHEAGIKSYADVVLNHKGNADFTETFKAKMVDQNNRELDVSGEIEIEAWTGFDFEGRNNKYSDMKWHYYHFTGVDYDVKTETSAIYRILGDGKYWDQDVSAEKGNFDYLMNCDIDHSHPEVKAEIYKWVDWLIETTKVDGFRYDALKHISEEFIFELSRYLTEKYGENKFYLFGEFWQYDKGAIENYLKNSDFEIDLFDVPLHFHMQEASKSMGEYDMRKIFDNTIVGDFPAQAVTFVDNHDSQPGQALDSWVEEWFKEIAYALILFRRDGYPCIFAGDYYGLIGDVKTDPLKDMLDTMMGVRKKYNYGDQDDYFDHPSVIGWVRRGDEDHSPLAVLISIKDMAEKQMFVGEDQAGATYVDLSGKNEDVIIDENGNGLFTVGPGTVTYWANKDSL, translated from the coding sequence ATGGCAAATGAAATAATGATGCAGTCCTTTGAGTGGGACACAGATGGATCTGGAGATTTTTATAAAAACTTATCCAGGGATGCAAAAAAATTAAAAGAAGCAGGGATTGATGCCCTTTGGCTACCACCAGCCTGCAAGGGCGGTGGAGAAAATGATGTAGGCTATGGCATCTATGACCTTTGGGACCTGGGCGAATTTGACCAGAAAGGCACAGTCAGAACCAAATACGGTACAAAAGATGAGCTAATAAAGGCCATAGCCGATCTCCATGAGGCAGGTATAAAATCCTACGCAGATGTAGTCCTAAATCACAAGGGCAATGCAGACTTTACTGAGACCTTCAAGGCCAAGATGGTCGATCAAAACAATAGGGAACTAGATGTATCTGGAGAAATCGAAATAGAAGCCTGGACAGGTTTTGATTTTGAGGGCAGAAATAACAAATACTCTGATATGAAATGGCACTATTACCATTTCACAGGGGTTGATTATGATGTCAAAACAGAAACCTCTGCCATCTATAGGATATTAGGAGATGGCAAATACTGGGACCAGGACGTATCAGCAGAAAAAGGCAATTTTGATTATCTGATGAATTGTGACATAGACCACTCCCATCCAGAGGTCAAAGCTGAGATCTACAAGTGGGTAGATTGGCTCATAGAAACTACCAAGGTTGATGGCTTTAGGTATGATGCCCTAAAACACATATCAGAAGAATTTATCTTTGAACTTTCTAGGTATTTGACAGAAAAATATGGAGAGAACAAGTTTTATCTTTTTGGAGAATTTTGGCAATATGACAAGGGCGCTATAGAAAATTACCTAAAAAATTCTGACTTTGAGATAGATCTATTTGATGTGCCTTTGCATTTTCATATGCAGGAGGCAAGCAAGTCTATGGGCGAATATGACATGAGAAAAATCTTTGACAATACAATTGTAGGAGATTTCCCAGCCCAGGCTGTAACCTTTGTCGATAACCATGATTCCCAACCGGGCCAGGCTCTAGATTCTTGGGTAGAAGAATGGTTCAAAGAGATTGCCTACGCCCTGATATTATTTAGGAGAGATGGCTATCCATGTATCTTTGCCGGAGACTATTATGGGCTAATAGGAGATGTCAAAACTGATCCTCTAAAGGATATGCTCGATACGATGATGGGAGTGAGAAAAAAATACAACTACGGCGACCAGGATGATTATTTTGACCATCCATCAGTTATAGGTTGGGTCAGACGAGGGGATGAAGACCACAGCCCACTAGCAGTCTTGATTTCTATCAAGGATATGGCAGAAAAACAGATGTTTGTAGGAGAAGACCAAGCGGGCGCAACCTATGTAGACCTATCTGGCAAAAATGAAGATGTAATAATAGATGAAAATGGCAATGGTCTTTTCACAGTAGGACCTGGCACAGTCACTTATTGGGCAAACAAAGATAGCCTATGA
- a CDS encoding PP2C family protein-serine/threonine phosphatase has product MTKNILENKNLEQNINFFILNAMDDWVRIIDDRGQVAFINDALKNAIDQSDSLRNYLEENIDLIFATNNQLIKNTSMIEERLIDGKYYSIKTSPIYLDDFFAGVIEVYRDITRESILKIDLYNANKDMLDDIRFVRRVQSSILPKNKDYGRLSLSAIYNPSEKVSGDIYDLIKIDENRSAFYIADVMGHGVKASIMTMFLKVTMFAIFDKHPDYSPGQVLLSLRKKFTDLGIDSSQYFTAWLGIFDFNTGSLVFSNAGHNCPPLIISRDSVEASYLLVSGRMISNIIEPDIYEEKAVDLADGDKILFFTDGAIEAKDENSREFGLERLRESFYKNQDLEKIIAEINDFNWQEMSDDLTLAMVEYKE; this is encoded by the coding sequence ATGACAAAAAATATTTTGGAAAATAAAAATTTAGAACAAAATATCAATTTTTTCATCCTAAATGCCATGGACGATTGGGTTAGGATTATAGATGATAGGGGCCAGGTGGCCTTTATTAACGATGCCCTAAAAAATGCTATAGATCAAAGTGATAGTCTCAGAAATTACCTAGAGGAAAATATAGATTTGATCTTTGCCACCAATAACCAGCTTATAAAAAATACAAGCATGATAGAGGAGAGGCTTATAGATGGCAAATATTATTCTATAAAAACTTCACCTATATATTTGGACGATTTTTTTGCAGGAGTGATCGAGGTTTATAGGGATATAACTAGGGAGTCTATCCTAAAGATAGACCTGTACAATGCCAACAAGGATATGCTAGATGATATCCGTTTTGTAAGGCGTGTCCAATCTTCTATTTTGCCCAAAAACAAGGACTACGGCAGGCTAAGCCTGTCTGCTATTTATAACCCATCAGAAAAGGTGTCTGGGGATATCTATGACTTGATAAAGATAGACGAAAATAGGTCGGCTTTTTATATAGCTGATGTCATGGGCCATGGGGTCAAGGCTTCTATTATGACTATGTTTTTGAAGGTGACCATGTTTGCTATTTTTGACAAGCATCCGGATTATTCGCCTGGCCAAGTCCTTTTAAGCCTCAGGAAAAAATTTACAGACTTGGGTATAGATTCTAGCCAATATTTCACAGCTTGGCTGGGGATTTTTGATTTTAATACAGGGTCTCTTGTTTTTTCTAATGCTGGCCACAATTGCCCGCCACTGATCATAAGCAGGGACTCAGTCGAGGCTTCTTATCTTTTGGTATCTGGCAGGATGATCTCAAATATCATAGAGCCAGATATCTACGAAGAAAAGGCGGTAGACCTAGCCGATGGGGACAAAATTTTGTTTTTCACAGATGGGGCTATAGAGGCCAAGGATGAAAACTCTAGGGAGTTTGGCCTAGAAAGACTGAGAGAATCTTTTTATAAAAACCAAGATTTGGAAAAAATAATTGCAGAGATAAATGATTTTAATTGGCAGGAGATGAGTGACGACCTAACCCTTGCCATGGTAGAATACAAGGAGTAA
- a CDS encoding viroplasmin family protein, with the protein MKYYAVRKGRNPGIYTSWDSCLKEVKGYSGAIYKSFKTKSEAEAFIKGGENKIEVDTDTVIAYVDGSFNLPEKTYGAGVVLIKDGSEEHFKKSYKDSYYIHRNVAGEVKASELAIDMAIEKGYKKIIIYHDYQGIKSWADGDWKTNNDLTKAYKTFIDGKRKEIQISFVKVKGHSNDKYNDLADRLAKDACGIK; encoded by the coding sequence ATGAAATATTACGCAGTAAGAAAGGGCAGGAATCCTGGGATTTACACATCCTGGGATTCTTGTTTGAAAGAAGTAAAGGGCTATTCTGGAGCAATTTATAAATCTTTTAAAACAAAATCCGAAGCGGAAGCTTTTATTAAAGGCGGAGAGAATAAAATCGAAGTTGACACAGACACAGTAATTGCCTATGTGGATGGGTCTTTCAATCTGCCAGAAAAAACTTACGGGGCAGGAGTAGTCCTCATCAAGGATGGGTCAGAAGAGCATTTTAAAAAATCCTACAAAGATTCATATTATATCCACAGAAATGTAGCAGGAGAAGTCAAGGCAAGCGAGCTTGCCATAGACATGGCTATAGAAAAAGGCTACAAAAAAATAATAATCTACCACGACTACCAAGGAATAAAATCATGGGCGGATGGAGATTGGAAAACCAACAATGACCTTACAAAAGCCTATAAAACTTTTATAGATGGCAAGAGAAAAGAAATTCAAATTTCCTTTGTCAAAGTCAAGGGCCACTCCAACGACAAATACAACGACCTAGCAGACAGACTCGCCAAGGATGCTTGCGGTATAAAATAA